A stretch of DNA from Oryza brachyantha chromosome 4, ObraRS2, whole genome shotgun sequence:
GCTTACAACACTACATAACTATTAAaacatcaaataatattttcttttatctttctgtcataaaaaaattagcctAGTACTCCATTcttccctaaatgtttgacgccattgacttttttatacatgtttggctactcatcttattcaaaaaatttatatgcttattaaatattttatatcattttattaattattaaatatacttttatgtgtgtgtatatatatataacttcacatattttgataaaaaattagataagaCAAGTATTCAAATGCgcatagaaaaatcaaatgggttaaacatttaaaaagagagagaagttGATAATGGCTGCGGTGAATTACTACGCACCGGTATCGTCATAGCATGCGATAGTTCTACCGTGCTCACAACTCAATTGCTCATTAATTAAGTTATCAtctaggatgaaaaatgatgtggcaagtgaataaataagaaaagagaatgaaatcatgtcttgcatgagacataaTTTTtacacaacattcaagatatcatgtgagataaatagcattaaattgaagtatgaaatagtgttgtttgtattggaagagtaatgtctagtactagtttgattatatgaaatttataaaaactacTCTAGTGCTAGTGCTATAGATAGATTAGGAATGCCGGAACACGGCAGGCATCGCCTCCTCGCGCTTAGGCGGCTGCGATACGGGGTCCAACCGGCGCGCGGCCAACGGTTCCCCGGCTCAGCCACGAAGCCGCCACCCCTCGGCATTGATCACGGCCGGCCACCGGGTGGTCCCCGGGCTGGCCAGCCATTCCATTAACTCCCCCACgcccccgtccccgtccccgcaTCAAAAGACGACAAGCAAGCGCTCCCCGTGCTCGGCTGCCTGCCCCCGCGCGGCGAGAATCCCCACGACGCGCGCCCggccccgtccccgtcccatCCCACCCATCCTCCTTGCCCCAAATACCGGCGTAGTGGAGGTAGTCTACTACCGCTATGCCCGCTTCATCCACCTCCTCCAGATCCAGGCCGTTCCCCAAGCCTTCCGCCTCCCACCTCGTCCCCCACGACCTCGCCTCCTCCTGGTGCTGCTCTCCGCACGGCcactcccccgccgccgccgccttgttCTTCCTGTCGTCCCAATCCAGctcccccaccgccgccgcaccggccTCCCCTGCCCGCGCCGACCCCGCACCCATGGACCCCTCGCCGCAGCCGCCCGCCTCCGGTTACGCGCCGTCCTATCCGTCCAGCTACACCAAGTTCAACTCCGCGCTCAACGCTGGCCTCCTCAATCCTatgtccccgccgccgctgccgctcgaCAAGACGCGCTCCAGCCCCACCCTCTTCGACATGATGGCCAACGAGCAGGACTACCACccgcgcaccgccgccgccatccactCCATCCCGgccccgccgcagccgcaccCGCTGCAGCCCGCCCGCTCCATGGACAGGCAGGTGCTGCTCCAGGATCGGGTCGCCGAGCTCATCGGCAGCTGCAGCCCCGGGAACCAGTTCAACGACGCCGACTCCTCCGACGTCCGCCTCACTCTCACCTCCAAGGATGGCCTCTCCGTCACGCTCTGCGTGCACCGCCACATACTCGTCGCCCACAGCAGGTTCTTCGCCGCGAAGTTGTCTGACCGGTGGTCCAAGCAGCAGCGGACATTGCCGCACATCGTCGAGATCTCCGACTGCGACGATGTCGAGGTGTACGTCGAGACGCTGCGGCTCATGTACTGCAAGGATCTGCGCCGGAGGCTCATGAGGGAGGATGTGAACAAGGTTCTCGGCATTCTAAAGGTGcgccttttttctttctttgatgTCTTATGGCCATCCGGGATCACTGACTTTTGTCCACTGATGAGATTTCCTCCTTTCTGTAGGTGTCCGCGGCCATTGTCTTCGATGCTGGGGTCCTGTCTTGCTTGGAATATTTGGAGGCAGCGCCATGGGCGGAGGATGACGATGAGAAGGTGGCGGCGTTGCTGACACAGCTGCACCTGGAGAGCTCCGGCGCTGGGGAGGTGCTTAAGAGGGTCTCACTGGAGCTGGCTCCCTCGGCAGTGGCTGAAGAGGTGGAGGTCGGTGGAGGCTGCAATGGTGGTGGGGAGGAGGTGTTAGTGAGGCTCCTGCAGGTCGTCCTGGAAGGGAAGGACGAGAAGGCAAGAAGGGAAATGAAGGGGCTGGTTTCCAAAATGCTAAGGGAGAACAGCACATCGCGTGGAGGAGCCATCGGAGGTGACCTCCGGAAGGAGTCACTGTATTCGGCGTGCAATGGCTGCTTGCGCCTGCTGCATGATCAATTTGTGAGGGCTGCAGGTGGTGATCAATCTGAGGTGGTGCAGATTGCCAGGCAGGCTGACAACCTTCACTGGATGCTCGACATCCTTGTAGAACGCCAGATTGCCGAAGATTTCTTGAGGACATGGGCAATGCAGATTGAGTTGGCAGAGTTGCATGGTAAGGTGCCAGCAATTCACCGCTATGAAGTTAGCCGAGTGACGGCGAGGTTGTTTGTTGGGGTTGGCAAGGGGCAGATCTTAGTATCCAAAGAGGCTCGTTGCCAGCTCTTGAGTACTTGGTTAGAACCATTCTATGAGGACTTCGGATGGATGAGGCGAGCCTGCAAGGGGCTTGACCGGCATTTGATTGAGGATGGACTTGCAAACACCATCCTGACACTGCCCCTACCAACTCAGCAGGAGATCTTGCTTGCATGGTTTAATCGGTTCCTCAACTCTGGGGAGGACTGCCCTAATATTCAGAGAGGGTTCGAGGTATGGTGGCGGCGTGCCTTCTGGAAAAGAAATGGTGAACCCGAGCAGCCACCTCGTTTAAGGATCACAGCAATCTGTGAGAATTCTTGATTACTTTGATTCAGTGGCTGAAGTTGTGATGTAAAGGTTAATGTCGTGTGATCTGTAGCTGTGTTCTAACTGTCGTGTTGAGCTGTCTATTATATCTGTTTGATTTAGGTGATTATACATGAGTATGTTCATCTTGTTCAATTATACCAGATCTGATGTATCTCTATGCTGGATCCATTTTGAACTGGAATCGAAGTACGAGTGTTTTTTCCCCAACTAGTATAACAGCTTATGGTACAAGAGTTGAGAGATTCAAATACAATGTG
This window harbors:
- the LOC102711340 gene encoding BTB/POZ domain-containing protein At1g63850, coding for MPASSTSSRSRPFPKPSASHLVPHDLASSWCCSPHGHSPAAAALFFLSSQSSSPTAAAPASPARADPAPMDPSPQPPASGYAPSYPSSYTKFNSALNAGLLNPMSPPPLPLDKTRSSPTLFDMMANEQDYHPRTAAAIHSIPAPPQPHPLQPARSMDRQVLLQDRVAELIGSCSPGNQFNDADSSDVRLTLTSKDGLSVTLCVHRHILVAHSRFFAAKLSDRWSKQQRTLPHIVEISDCDDVEVYVETLRLMYCKDLRRRLMREDVNKVLGILKVSAAIVFDAGVLSCLEYLEAAPWAEDDDEKVAALLTQLHLESSGAGEVLKRVSLELAPSAVAEEVEVGGGCNGGGEEVLVRLLQVVLEGKDEKARREMKGLVSKMLRENSTSRGGAIGGDLRKESLYSACNGCLRLLHDQFVRAAGGDQSEVVQIARQADNLHWMLDILVERQIAEDFLRTWAMQIELAELHGKVPAIHRYEVSRVTARLFVGVGKGQILVSKEARCQLLSTWLEPFYEDFGWMRRACKGLDRHLIEDGLANTILTLPLPTQQEILLAWFNRFLNSGEDCPNIQRGFEVWWRRAFWKRNGEPEQPPRLRITAICENS